The Halosimplex litoreum genome has a window encoding:
- a CDS encoding cupin domain-containing protein gives MQVEAHSANETVEVVDGVHLTQLAVGDRMSMQHVHIEPGAVVPKHSHEHEQVGYITSGSGVFVVDSDASKTHRVNGEPVNGEEFPVSAGDAYHLGSEEPHSVAATGDEPLDGIDVFAPPRTNPDWME, from the coding sequence ATGCAGGTCGAAGCACACTCGGCGAACGAGACGGTCGAAGTCGTCGACGGCGTCCACCTCACACAGCTGGCGGTCGGCGACCGGATGAGTATGCAACACGTCCACATCGAGCCCGGGGCCGTCGTCCCGAAGCACAGCCACGAACACGAACAGGTCGGCTATATCACGAGCGGCTCGGGCGTGTTCGTCGTCGACAGCGATGCGTCGAAGACGCATCGTGTGAACGGGGAACCCGTGAACGGCGAGGAGTTCCCGGTGAGTGCGGGCGACGCCTACCACCTCGGGAGCGAGGAACCGCACAGCGTCGCGGCGACGGGCGACGAGCCCCTCGACGGTATCGACGTGTTCGCGCCGCCGCGGACGAACCCCGACTGGATGGAGTGA
- a CDS encoding NifU family protein encodes MSTETEDGDDLRERISNFLRRNFPQIQMHGGSAAIEEIDRESGTVTIQLGGACSGCGISPMTIQAIKTRMTKEIPEIETVNARTGGGMGGGEGMMGGDTGPSMPGDSRGGDIGGDDEGPEAPF; translated from the coding sequence ATGAGCACCGAAACCGAGGACGGCGACGACCTGCGCGAGCGCATCTCGAACTTCCTGCGGCGGAACTTCCCGCAGATCCAGATGCACGGGGGCAGCGCGGCCATCGAGGAGATCGACCGCGAGAGCGGCACCGTGACGATCCAGCTCGGCGGCGCCTGCTCGGGCTGTGGCATCTCCCCGATGACCATCCAGGCCATCAAGACCCGCATGACCAAGGAGATCCCCGAGATCGAGACGGTCAACGCCCGTACGGGCGGCGGCATGGGCGGCGGCGAAGGCATGATGGGCGGCGACACCGGCCCCTCGATGCCCGGCGACTCCCGCGGCGGCGACATCGGCGGCGACGACGAAGGCCCCGAAGCGCCGTTCTGA
- a CDS encoding presenilin family intramembrane aspartyl protease PSH has product MSERAADAADDGEAVADATESTTGIPSGTYAYVGIVACYAATILLGLALTDEVDAMGLAMFQNPGSVGNVGVFAAMLLVATAGMVAAFRYGYGEALVRVFLLGSAGTLTAVAFVALTGVGAIAASGSVLMGLPTSPASIAVAVVTFAVLWGYPEWYVNDVAAVVFGAAAIPMLGLGFGPLPVVVLLVAWAGYDAYAVYVSGHMQELAAGLGDLKAPIVFVVPHSLEFSMRDPEFDLIGDGGGDDADTEPADERGDDAGSPTRSKIALLGLGDAIIPGMLAVSAGHFLDAPAVVPALNANAPALGALVGGLVGMGGLLYLVHRVEGAHAGLPPLNAGVLGGYLLGAVAAGIPVTTALGL; this is encoded by the coding sequence GTGAGCGAGCGCGCCGCCGACGCCGCAGACGATGGCGAGGCCGTCGCCGACGCGACAGAGTCGACGACCGGGATCCCCTCGGGCACCTACGCCTACGTCGGGATCGTCGCGTGCTACGCCGCGACCATCCTGCTGGGGCTGGCGCTGACCGACGAGGTCGACGCGATGGGGCTGGCGATGTTCCAGAATCCAGGCAGCGTCGGGAACGTCGGCGTCTTCGCGGCGATGCTCCTCGTTGCGACGGCCGGGATGGTCGCCGCGTTCCGCTACGGCTACGGCGAGGCGCTCGTCCGCGTGTTCCTGCTGGGGTCGGCGGGCACGCTCACCGCCGTCGCGTTCGTCGCCCTGACCGGGGTCGGGGCGATCGCGGCGAGCGGGAGCGTCCTGATGGGCCTGCCGACGAGCCCAGCCTCGATAGCGGTCGCCGTCGTCACCTTCGCCGTCCTCTGGGGCTACCCCGAGTGGTACGTCAACGACGTCGCGGCGGTGGTCTTCGGCGCCGCGGCGATCCCGATGCTCGGGCTCGGGTTCGGGCCGCTCCCGGTCGTCGTCCTCCTGGTCGCGTGGGCGGGCTACGACGCCTACGCCGTCTACGTCTCCGGGCACATGCAGGAACTCGCCGCGGGCCTCGGCGACCTGAAAGCCCCCATCGTCTTCGTCGTCCCCCACTCGCTCGAGTTCTCGATGCGCGACCCCGAGTTCGACCTGATCGGCGACGGGGGCGGCGACGACGCCGACACCGAACCGGCGGACGAACGCGGCGACGACGCCGGGTCGCCGACCCGCTCGAAGATCGCCCTGCTCGGCCTCGGCGACGCGATCATCCCCGGGATGCTCGCGGTCAGCGCCGGGCACTTCCTCGACGCGCCCGCGGTCGTCCCGGCGCTCAACGCCAACGCGCCCGCCCTCGGGGCCCTCGTGGGCGGACTCGTCGGCATGGGCGGCCTGCTGTATCTCGTCCACCGCGTCGAGGGCGCCCACGCCGGCCTCCCGCCGCTGAACGCCGGCGTCCTCGGTGGGTATCTCCTCGGCGCCGTCGCCGCCGGGATCCCCGTCACGACCGCACTCGGGCTGTAG
- a CDS encoding sulfatase, whose amino-acid sequence MSETDGPGNVLFVVMDTVRQSHLSVYGYDRPTTPNLEDFADDARVFEEAVAPAPWTLPVHASLFTGLYPTQHGATQENPYLEGATTLAESLSAAGYATACYSSNAWITPYTNLADGFDDQDNFFQVMPGDLLSGPLSKIWKTMNDNDTLRSVADRLVELGNTAHEYFAESGGGDTKTPEIVDRVQDFVEDSEAEGDEWFSFINLMDAHLPYHPPEEFADEFAPGVDSTAVCQNSKEFNSGARDIDDEEWEDIQGLYDAEIAHIDHHLGRLFDWLRETDRWEDTLVVVCADHGELFGEHDLYGHEFGIYDPLVNVPLMVKHPEVAAERDTETQVELQDLYHTVLDHAGVEADTGGEPFDRARSLLDADYREFASVDAPRGGDSRFSAHDDGELDEYAFVDYHRPVVELNQLESKASAAGIELDTDSRFYSRMRAARRTDGKYIRNERIPDEAYRLDTDPDELDDLVGDDDEVIAATEDALVTFESEMDGEWADVTDEDVLDDMGEEAKDRLSDLGYIE is encoded by the coding sequence ATGAGCGAGACAGACGGTCCGGGGAACGTCCTGTTCGTCGTCATGGACACGGTCCGCCAGAGCCACCTCTCGGTGTACGGCTACGACCGGCCGACGACGCCGAATCTCGAGGACTTCGCCGACGACGCGCGCGTCTTCGAGGAGGCCGTCGCGCCGGCACCCTGGACCCTGCCCGTCCACGCCTCGCTGTTCACCGGGCTCTACCCCACTCAGCACGGCGCCACCCAGGAGAACCCCTACCTGGAGGGCGCCACCACGCTCGCCGAGTCGCTGTCGGCGGCGGGCTACGCCACCGCCTGTTACTCCTCGAACGCCTGGATCACCCCTTACACCAACCTCGCCGACGGCTTCGACGACCAGGACAACTTCTTCCAGGTCATGCCCGGCGACCTGCTGTCGGGCCCCCTCTCGAAGATCTGGAAGACGATGAACGACAACGACACGCTCCGGTCGGTCGCCGACCGCCTGGTCGAACTCGGTAACACCGCCCACGAGTACTTCGCCGAGAGCGGCGGCGGTGACACCAAGACCCCCGAGATCGTCGACCGCGTTCAGGACTTCGTCGAGGACAGCGAGGCCGAGGGCGACGAGTGGTTCTCGTTCATCAACCTGATGGACGCTCACCTCCCGTATCACCCCCCCGAAGAGTTCGCCGACGAGTTCGCCCCCGGCGTCGACTCCACCGCCGTCTGCCAGAACTCCAAGGAGTTCAACTCCGGCGCCCGCGACATCGACGACGAGGAGTGGGAAGACATTCAGGGCCTCTACGACGCCGAGATCGCCCACATCGACCACCACCTCGGTCGGCTGTTCGACTGGCTGCGCGAGACCGACCGCTGGGAGGACACCCTGGTCGTCGTCTGCGCCGACCACGGCGAACTGTTCGGCGAACACGATCTGTACGGCCACGAGTTCGGCATCTACGACCCGCTCGTCAACGTCCCGCTCATGGTCAAACACCCCGAGGTCGCCGCCGAGCGCGACACCGAGACGCAGGTCGAGTTGCAGGATCTGTATCACACCGTCCTCGACCACGCGGGCGTCGAGGCCGATACCGGCGGCGAACCGTTCGACCGCGCCCGCTCGCTGCTCGACGCCGACTATCGCGAGTTCGCGAGCGTCGACGCGCCCCGCGGGGGCGACTCTCGCTTTTCGGCCCACGACGACGGCGAACTCGACGAGTACGCCTTCGTCGACTACCACCGGCCGGTCGTCGAGCTGAACCAACTGGAGAGCAAGGCCAGCGCCGCGGGCATCGAGCTGGACACCGACTCCCGGTTCTACTCGCGGATGCGCGCCGCCCGCCGAACCGACGGGAAGTACATCCGCAACGAGCGCATCCCCGACGAGGCCTACCGGCTCGACACCGACCCCGACGAGCTGGACGACCTCGTCGGCGACGACGACGAGGTGATCGCCGCGACGGAGGACGCGCTGGTCACCTTCGAGTCGGAGATGGACGGCGAGTGGGCCGACGTGACCGACGAGGACGTACTGGACGACATGGGCGAGGAGGCCAAAGACCGCCTGTCGGACCTGGGCTACATCGAGTAA
- a CDS encoding lysylphosphatidylglycerol synthase transmembrane domain-containing protein — translation MSETGRDLFDFVDRRTAVKIVGGFAIAFVALALIAYGIGIEKIQRELVRADPLWLAAGCLSTAIGLVAWAKAWQVVLRVVGYRVPFRKLVVTYYAATFANYVTPLGQAGGEPFIAYVLSRDTEASYEDSLASVVTADLLNLLPFFTFAAIGTVVLVVRTTLSGQVRGVAGILVVFAVGVPVAAVVGWRSRRRVGSFVLRVAAPVVRRTRFLSVDGLRERLRELNTAFERIAADRRALAHALVYSFVGWLFFALPLYAAVEAVGREISIFLVFFIVPASTLAGLTPSPGGLAGVEAALAGLLGTLGGFSFATGLSIAIVYRLASYVFAVLAGGAAALYVVSRS, via the coding sequence GTGAGCGAAACCGGACGGGATCTCTTCGACTTCGTCGACCGCCGGACGGCCGTCAAGATCGTCGGCGGGTTCGCCATCGCCTTCGTCGCCCTCGCGCTGATCGCCTACGGGATCGGCATCGAGAAGATCCAGCGCGAACTCGTCCGCGCCGACCCGCTGTGGCTGGCCGCGGGCTGTCTCTCGACGGCTATCGGCCTGGTCGCCTGGGCGAAGGCCTGGCAGGTCGTGCTCCGCGTCGTCGGCTACCGGGTCCCGTTCCGCAAGCTCGTCGTCACCTACTACGCCGCGACGTTCGCCAACTACGTCACCCCGCTGGGTCAGGCCGGCGGCGAGCCGTTCATCGCCTACGTCCTCTCCCGCGATACGGAGGCGTCCTACGAGGACTCGCTGGCCTCCGTGGTGACGGCCGACCTCCTGAACCTGCTGCCCTTCTTCACCTTCGCGGCTATCGGCACCGTCGTCCTCGTCGTACGGACGACTCTTTCGGGGCAAGTCCGCGGCGTCGCGGGCATCCTCGTCGTCTTCGCCGTGGGCGTGCCCGTCGCCGCGGTCGTCGGCTGGCGCTCGCGCCGGCGCGTGGGGTCGTTCGTCCTGCGCGTCGCCGCCCCGGTCGTCCGCCGGACCCGCTTTCTCAGCGTCGACGGCTTGCGCGAGCGACTGCGCGAGCTCAACACGGCCTTCGAACGCATCGCGGCCGACCGCCGTGCGCTGGCCCACGCGCTCGTCTACTCCTTCGTCGGCTGGCTCTTCTTCGCGCTGCCGCTGTACGCCGCCGTCGAGGCGGTCGGCCGGGAGATCTCTATCTTCCTCGTCTTCTTCATCGTCCCCGCGAGCACGCTGGCCGGGCTGACCCCCTCGCCCGGCGGTCTCGCCGGCGTCGAGGCGGCGCTGGCCGGCCTGCTCGGGACGCTCGGCGGGTTCTCGTTCGCGACGGGGCTCTCCATCGCCATCGTCTACCGGCTGGCGAGCTACGTGTTCGCGGTGCTGGCCGGCGGGGCGGCGGCGCTGTACGTGGTCTCGCGGTCGTGA